The following proteins are encoded in a genomic region of Arachis stenosperma cultivar V10309 chromosome 4, arast.V10309.gnm1.PFL2, whole genome shotgun sequence:
- the LOC130974327 gene encoding uncharacterized protein LOC130974327 isoform X1, giving the protein MGEKEKEKEKEKNKKNKKQKHQHPNNDQTIKHQDFSFKPSSEVKGLRFGGQFIVKSFTIRRAKPLELLKVLSFPPTKTNHNNNKNNKNSNTKVLPFPSTSCFLPTNFTILAHHAWHTLTLGLGTKKSKVLVFVFENEAMKSQVDRTWPHEIALGEVNKKLIRGLVGSEMARFKFRKGCITFYVYAVRQIGSFGFSCSEDLRTVLQSVVELKDFLDHTAMLSMPNQRSITHQGQSFPMLKASNGAEKWKGKLKRERGP; this is encoded by the exons atgggagaaaaagaaaaagaaaaagaaaaagagaagaacaagaagaacaagaagCAAAAACACCAACACCCCAATAATGATCAAACAATAAAGCATCAAGATTTCTCATTCAAACCAAGCTCAGAGGTAAAGGGTCTAAGATTTGGAGGCCAATTCATAGTGAAATCATTCACAATAAGAAGAGCAAAACCATTGGAGCTTCTCAAAGTTCTTTCATTCCCACCAACCAAAACCaaccacaacaacaacaagaacaacaagaataGTAACACTAAGGTTCTTCCATTCCCATCAACATCATGTTTTCTTCCCACAAACTTCACAATCTTAGCACACCATGCTTGGCACACCCTAACACTTGGCCTAGGAACAAAGAAGTCAAAGGTTCTTGTGTTTGTGTTTGAGAATGAAGCAATGAAGTCACAAGTTGACAGAACATGGCCACATGAGATTGCTCTTGGTGAAGTCAACAAGAAACTCATAAGAGGCCTTGTTGGTTCTGAGATGGCAAGGTTCAAATTCAGAAAAGGTTGCATCACTTTCTATGTCTATGCTGTTAGGCAAATTGGTAGCTTTGGATTCTCTTGTTCTGAGGATCTTAGAACTGTTCTTCAATCTGTTGTGGAGCTTAAAGATTTCTTGGATCACACTGCCATGCTTTCTATGCCAAATCAAAGAAGCATTACTCATCAG GGCCAGAGTTTCCCTATGCTTAAAGCTTCCAATGGAGCAGAAAAGTGGAAGGGAAAATTAAAAAGGGAAAGAGGCCcatga
- the LOC130974327 gene encoding uncharacterized protein LOC130974327 isoform X2: protein MGEKEKEKEKEKNKKNKKQKHQHPNNDQTIKHQDFSFKPSSEVKGLRFGGQFIVKSFTIRRAKPLELLKVLSFPPTKTNHNNNKNNKNSNTKVLPFPSTSCFLPTNFTILAHHAWHTLTLGLGTKKSKVLVFVFENEAMKSQVDRTWPHEIALGEVNKKLIRGLVGSEMARFKFRKGCITFYVYAVRQIGSFGFSCSEDLRTVLQSVVELKDFLDHTAMLSMPNQRSITHQVHII, encoded by the exons atgggagaaaaagaaaaagaaaaagaaaaagagaagaacaagaagaacaagaagCAAAAACACCAACACCCCAATAATGATCAAACAATAAAGCATCAAGATTTCTCATTCAAACCAAGCTCAGAGGTAAAGGGTCTAAGATTTGGAGGCCAATTCATAGTGAAATCATTCACAATAAGAAGAGCAAAACCATTGGAGCTTCTCAAAGTTCTTTCATTCCCACCAACCAAAACCaaccacaacaacaacaagaacaacaagaataGTAACACTAAGGTTCTTCCATTCCCATCAACATCATGTTTTCTTCCCACAAACTTCACAATCTTAGCACACCATGCTTGGCACACCCTAACACTTGGCCTAGGAACAAAGAAGTCAAAGGTTCTTGTGTTTGTGTTTGAGAATGAAGCAATGAAGTCACAAGTTGACAGAACATGGCCACATGAGATTGCTCTTGGTGAAGTCAACAAGAAACTCATAAGAGGCCTTGTTGGTTCTGAGATGGCAAGGTTCAAATTCAGAAAAGGTTGCATCACTTTCTATGTCTATGCTGTTAGGCAAATTGGTAGCTTTGGATTCTCTTGTTCTGAGGATCTTAGAACTGTTCTTCAATCTGTTGTGGAGCTTAAAGATTTCTTGGATCACACTGCCATGCTTTCTATGCCAAATCAAAGAAGCATTACTCATCAG GTACATATAATTTAG